A genomic stretch from Physeter macrocephalus isolate SW-GA unplaced genomic scaffold, ASM283717v5 random_4, whole genome shotgun sequence includes:
- the SLC27A1 gene encoding long-chain fatty acid transport protein 1 isoform X2, with translation MRAPGAGSAAVASLVLLWLLGLPWIWSTAVALGVYVGGGGWRFLRIVCKTARRDLFGLFVLMRVRLELRWHQRARHTIPQIFQEVVRRQPEHLALVDAGSGMCWTFAQLDAYSNAVANLFCQLGYTPGDVVAIFLEGRPEFVGLWLGLAKAGMEAVLLNVNLRREPLVFCLGVSGAKALVFGRELAAVVAEVSGQLGKSLVKFCSGDLGPEGVLPDTQLLDPLLKEASTAPLAQPPGKGMDDRLLYIYTSGTTGLPKAAIVVHSRYYRIAAFVHHSYSMQAADVLYDCLPLYHSAGNIIGVGQCLIYGLTVVLRKKFSASRFWDDCDKYNCTVVQYIGEICRYLLKQPVSEAEGRHRVRLAVGNGLRPAIWEEFTERFGVRQVGEFYGATECNCSIANMDGKVGSCGFNSRILPNVYPIRLVKVNEDTMELLRDAQGLCIPCQAGEPGLLVGQINQQDPLRRFDGYISESATSRKITHSVFRKGDSAYLSGVQTLGAGCRDGRLPSYLPLSSLSGDVLVMDELGYMYFRDRSGDTFRWRGENVSTTEVEGVLSRLLGQTDVAVYGVAVPGVEGKAGMAAIADPHGQLSPNALYQELQKVLAPYARPIFLRLLPQVDTTGTFKIQKTRLQHEGFDPRQTSDRLFFLDLKQGHYLPLDQGVYTRICSGAFSL, from the exons CGGCCTCTTTGTGCTGATGCGCGTGCGCCTGGAGCTGCGGTGGCACCAGCGCGCCCGCCACACCATCCCACAGATCTTCCAGGAGGTGGTACGGCGGCAGCCTGAGCACCTGGCGCTGGTGGACGCGGGCAGCGGCATGTGCTGGACCTTCGCACAGCTGGACGCCTACTCCAATGCCGTGGCCAACCTATTCTGCCAGCTGGGCTACACGCCAGGCGACGTGGTGGCCATCTTCCTGGAGGGCCGGCCTGAGTTCGTGGGGCTGTGGCTGGGTCTGGCCAAGGCGGGCATGGAGGCCGTGCTGCTCAACGTTAACCTGCGGCGGGAGCCCCTGGTCTTCTGCCTGGGCGTCTCGGGTGCCAAGGCCCTGGTCTTCGGACGGGAGCTGGCAGCGG TGGTGGCTGAGGTGAGTGGACAGCTGGGCAAGAGCCTGGTCAAGTTCTGTTCTGGAGACTTGGGGCCCGAGGGTGTCTTGCCGGACACCCAGCTCCTGGACCCGCTGCTGAAGGAGGCCTCCACAGCCCCCCTAGCCCAGCCCCCTGGCAAGGGCATGGATG ATCGACTCCTCTACATCTACACGTCAGGGACCACGGGGCTGCCCAAGGCTGCCATCGTCGTACACAGCAG GTACTACCGCATAGCGGCATTTGTTCACCACTCCTACAGCATGCAGGCGGCAGATGTGCTCTACGACTGTCTGCCCCTGTACCACTCGGCAG GGAACATCATTGGCGTGGGTCAGTGTCTCATCTACGGGCTGACCGTGGTCCTCCGCAAGAAGTTTTCAGCCAGCCGCTTCTGGGATGACTGCGACAAGTACAACTGCACG GTGGTCCAGTACATCGGGGAGATCTGCCGCTACCTGCTGAAACAGCCGGTGAGCGAGGCAGAAGGGCGGCACCGCGTGCGCCTGGCGGTGGGCAACGGGCTGCGGCCAGCCATCTGGGAGGAGTTCACGGAGCGCTTCGGCGTGCGCCAGGTCGGCGAGTTCTACGGAGCCACCGAGTGCAACTGCAGCATCGCCAACATGGACGGGAAG GTCGGCTCCTGTGGCTTCAACAGCCGCATCCTGCCCAATGTGTACCCCATCCGACTGGTGAAGGTCAATGAGGACACCATGGAACTACTGCGGGATGCCCAGGGCCTCTGCATCCCATGCCAGGCGG GGGAGCCCGGCCTCCTCGTGGGCCAGATCAACCAGCAGGACCCGCTGCGTCGCTTCGATGGCTACATCAGCGAGAGTGCCACGAGCAGGAAGATCACCCACAGCGTCTTCCGCAAGGGTGACAGCGCCTACCTCTCAGGTGTGCAGACCCTGGGGGCTGGCTGTAGGGATGGCAGGTTGCCGTCttacctccccctctcctctctgtcaGGTGACGTGCTGGTGATGGATGAGCTGGGCTATATGTACTTCCGGGACCGCAGTGGGGACACCTTCCGCTGGCGTGGGGAGAACGTCTCCACCACTGAGGTGGAGGGTGTGCTGAGTCGCCTGCTGGGCCAGACAGATGTGGCCGTGTACGGGGTGGCCGTGCCAG GGGTGGAGGGCAAAGCAGGCATGGCGGCCATTGCGGACCCCCACGGCCAGCTGAGTCCCAATGCCCTGTACCAGGAGCTGCAGAAGGTGCTGGCGCCCTACGCACGGCCCATCTTCCTGCGCCTCCTGCCCCAGGTGGACACCACAG gCACCTTCAAGATTCAGAAGACAAGGCTGCAGCACGAGGGCTTCGACCCACGCCAGACCTCAGACCGGCTCTTCTTCCTGGACCTGAAGCAGGGCCACTACCTGCCTCTGGATCAGGGTGTCTACACCCGCATCTGTTCGGGCGCCTTCTCTCTCTGA